One segment of Streptomyces sp. NA02950 DNA contains the following:
- a CDS encoding beta-ketoacyl synthase: protein MDDVLITGLGALSPLGSGVDAFWRGMHTVETTPVTVPDPLARMDHPLMYLVPEDALPDGPAEQDGLPLGRGSQFALEAARQAVEDAGLDPGGGAPDPRRVAVALGSGMGDTDLHERWWTGAGPDPGRWAPVYPVASAVAAWFGAQGPTTCVSNACSASGYALSEGADLIRSGEADVVIAGGAEAYSRVALACFNRLGAIDPERCRPFAAERDGTLFGEGSAVLVLESAAHARARGVRTVYGRLAGTGWSCDAYHPTAPEPSGAQIERAIRDALREAGASAAPGDGGLGFVLPHGTGTELNDVVESRILDALTDGPAAPLYSLKALIGHTGGAAGAFAALAAVLMLHHRTLPPNVPVGALDPECPVRLPSEPSPMTAPYGLVNAYAFGGNNISLVFGEAGS from the coding sequence ATGGACGATGTGCTGATCACCGGGCTGGGGGCGCTGTCCCCGCTGGGCTCGGGCGTCGACGCCTTCTGGCGCGGTATGCACACGGTGGAAACGACCCCGGTCACGGTGCCCGATCCGCTCGCCCGCATGGACCACCCGCTGATGTACCTGGTGCCCGAGGACGCTCTGCCGGACGGGCCCGCCGAGCAGGACGGGCTGCCGCTGGGGCGCGGTTCGCAGTTCGCCCTGGAGGCGGCGCGCCAGGCCGTCGAGGACGCCGGGCTCGACCCGGGGGGCGGTGCGCCCGATCCGCGCCGGGTGGCCGTGGCCCTCGGCAGCGGTATGGGCGACACCGACCTCCACGAGCGCTGGTGGACCGGTGCCGGACCGGACCCCGGCCGCTGGGCCCCGGTCTATCCGGTGGCCTCGGCGGTGGCCGCGTGGTTCGGTGCGCAAGGGCCCACCACCTGTGTCAGCAACGCCTGTTCGGCCAGCGGCTACGCCCTGTCCGAGGGAGCCGATCTGATCCGCTCCGGTGAGGCGGACGTGGTCATCGCGGGCGGCGCCGAGGCCTACTCCCGGGTGGCGCTGGCCTGTTTCAACCGGCTGGGCGCGATCGACCCCGAACGGTGCCGTCCGTTCGCCGCCGAGCGCGACGGCACCCTGTTCGGCGAGGGCTCGGCCGTCCTGGTCCTGGAGTCCGCGGCCCACGCCCGCGCCCGGGGCGTCCGTACCGTCTACGGCCGGCTGGCGGGCACCGGGTGGAGCTGCGACGCGTACCACCCGACCGCGCCCGAGCCCAGCGGCGCCCAGATCGAACGGGCGATACGGGACGCGCTGCGGGAGGCGGGGGCGAGCGCCGCACCGGGGGACGGGGGCCTGGGGTTCGTCCTGCCGCACGGCACCGGCACCGAGCTGAACGACGTGGTGGAGAGCCGCATCCTGGACGCGCTGACGGACGGCCCCGCGGCGCCGCTGTACAGCCTGAAGGCACTGATCGGGCACACTGGCGGCGCGGCGGGCGCGTTCGCGGCGCTGGCCGCCGTCCTGATGCTGCACCACCGGACGCTGCCGCCCAATGTGCCGGTCGGGGCCCTCGACCCCGAGTGCCCGGTGCGGCTGCCGTCCGAGCCATCCCCGATGACCGCGCCCTACGGTCTGGTCAACGCCTACGCGTTCGGCGGCAACAACATCTCGCTCGTCTTCGGGGAGGCCGGGTCATGA
- a CDS encoding beta-ketoacyl synthase N-terminal-like domain-containing protein, translated as MSGTDVVVTGVGRVSADGFDFRTALGRRGYKYLPSATQYLLAAARRALADAGPEALEAAGPERRGAAVGTNSAAVALHHAMDGTVTGTGAEGLSPLTAPYFSINLFGSRLATEHDLKGFNLTLTTPRVAGFEALRTGRRALAAGRAGLLIAGATEEALPEDEPGADTSEAGAVALLLEPADSLAARGGRALGRLDIRTLFLPPRLAASGEGTDRAAALVRDALDALGHRPDAPLTTTAVLDGSPVGEAVAAALENVTGDGKPELVPAGAGALEPVARAAAALDGDPGRTHAVLTAAAEGHLAVCLVTPGDTGAGADGQPTSTPRRADDR; from the coding sequence ATGAGCGGCACCGATGTGGTGGTGACGGGCGTGGGCAGGGTGAGCGCCGACGGCTTCGACTTCCGTACCGCGCTCGGCCGCCGCGGCTACAAGTACCTGCCCTCCGCCACCCAGTACCTCCTGGCCGCGGCCAGACGCGCGCTGGCCGACGCCGGTCCGGAGGCCCTGGAGGCGGCCGGGCCCGAGCGCCGGGGCGCCGCGGTGGGCACCAACAGCGCGGCCGTCGCGCTGCACCACGCCATGGACGGGACGGTCACCGGGACCGGTGCCGAGGGGCTGAGCCCGCTCACCGCGCCCTACTTCTCCATCAACCTCTTCGGCAGCCGCCTGGCCACCGAACACGACCTCAAGGGCTTCAACCTCACCCTCACCACCCCCAGGGTGGCCGGGTTCGAGGCGCTGCGCACCGGCCGGCGCGCACTGGCCGCGGGCCGGGCCGGGCTGCTGATCGCCGGGGCCACCGAGGAGGCGCTGCCCGAGGACGAGCCGGGTGCGGACACCTCGGAGGCCGGGGCCGTCGCGCTGCTGCTGGAGCCCGCGGACTCGCTCGCGGCCCGGGGCGGGCGGGCGCTGGGGCGGCTGGACATCCGCACCCTCTTCCTGCCGCCCCGGCTGGCCGCCTCCGGCGAGGGCACCGACCGGGCGGCGGCCCTGGTGCGGGACGCGCTCGACGCGCTCGGCCACCGGCCGGACGCCCCGCTGACCACCACCGCCGTGCTCGACGGCTCCCCGGTGGGGGAGGCGGTCGCGGCGGCACTGGAGAACGTGACGGGGGACGGGAAGCCCGAGCTGGTCCCCGCGGGCGCGGGCGCCCTGGAGCCGGTGGCGCGGGCCGCCGCCGCCCTGGACGGCGACCCCGGCCGGACCCACGCGGTGCTCACCGCGGCGGCCGAGGGACATCTCGCCGTCTGCCTGGTCACCCCCGGTGACACCGGAGCCGGTGCGGACGGACAGCCGACGAGCACACCACGGAGGGCGGACGACCGATGA
- a CDS encoding SDR family oxidoreductase — translation MITSLEGSWCLVLGASSGMGLAIGHELARAGVNILGLHFDTAEGQEKAAVAREEMRGHGVQAHFFNANAASARTREELLPRFAELTGGTGIRIVVHSLAFGTLLPYIAQDGEDGLTTRQMTMTLDVMAHSLVYWTQDLFTAGLLRQGAKVYAMTSAGGVRVMPSYGAVSAAKAALESHVRQLALELAPSGISVNALRAGVTLTPSMERIPDSERIAAYATGLNPHRRLTRPEDVAEAVSLLSRSDSSWITGNVIGVDGGEILT, via the coding sequence ATGATCACCTCACTCGAAGGATCCTGGTGTCTGGTCCTCGGCGCCTCCAGCGGCATGGGCCTGGCCATCGGCCATGAGCTGGCCCGCGCGGGCGTCAACATCCTGGGCCTGCACTTCGACACCGCCGAGGGGCAGGAGAAGGCGGCCGTCGCCCGCGAGGAGATGCGCGGCCACGGCGTCCAGGCGCACTTCTTCAACGCCAACGCCGCCTCCGCCCGGACCCGCGAGGAACTGCTGCCGCGGTTCGCGGAGCTGACCGGGGGCACCGGGATCCGTATCGTCGTCCACTCGCTGGCCTTCGGCACCCTGCTGCCGTACATCGCCCAGGACGGCGAGGACGGGCTGACCACACGTCAGATGACCATGACACTCGATGTGATGGCCCACTCCCTCGTCTACTGGACCCAGGACCTGTTCACCGCGGGACTGCTCCGCCAGGGCGCCAAGGTGTACGCCATGACCAGCGCCGGAGGGGTCCGGGTGATGCCCAGCTACGGTGCCGTCTCCGCCGCCAAGGCCGCCCTGGAGTCCCATGTGCGCCAGCTCGCCCTGGAGCTGGCGCCCTCCGGGATCTCCGTCAACGCCCTGCGCGCCGGGGTGACCCTGACCCCTTCCATGGAGCGGATCCCCGACAGCGAGCGGATCGCCGCCTACGCCACCGGGCTCAATCCGCACCGGCGGCTGACCCGGCCCGAGGACGTGGCCGAGGCCGTCTCCCTGCTGTCCCGCTCCGACTCCTCCTGGATCACCGGCAATGTGATCGGGGTCGACGGCGGCGAGATCCTGACCTGA
- a CDS encoding DsrE family protein has protein sequence MTDHLLIESGGPQTGPACERFVGDAVRLAGDGHRVVLFLVENGVTAALPGASPAVATLLRDGGELWVDTFSAAQRALPAADLLPDCRMVEMDDVAARLLEPEVRTVWH, from the coding sequence ATGACTGACCACCTGCTCATCGAGAGCGGCGGACCGCAGACCGGGCCCGCCTGCGAGCGGTTCGTCGGCGACGCGGTGCGGCTGGCCGGGGACGGCCACCGGGTGGTGCTGTTCCTCGTCGAGAACGGGGTGACCGCCGCCCTGCCCGGTGCCTCACCGGCCGTCGCGACCCTGCTGCGGGACGGCGGCGAGCTGTGGGTGGACACCTTCTCGGCCGCCCAGCGCGCCCTGCCCGCCGCCGATCTGCTGCCCGACTGCCGGATGGTGGAGATGGACGACGTGGCCGCCAGGCTGCTGGAGCCCGAGGTGCGGACGGTGTGGCACTGA
- a CDS encoding DsrE family protein, with translation MPRPVPRSDVLINLFGAPHQSDLVTSALRLATALLDRGARVQIWSCGDATRLTGAALGDTAPRDLADPGREHPSVARVVRDLIADHPDRLHWYVCRFCADQRGAAEQIPEVRVRAPFVFAQHVRAADKSLIMGVC, from the coding sequence ATGCCCCGGCCCGTGCCCCGGAGCGATGTGCTGATCAACCTGTTCGGCGCGCCCCATCAGAGCGACCTGGTCACCTCCGCGCTGCGGCTGGCGACCGCGCTGCTCGACCGCGGCGCCCGGGTGCAGATCTGGAGCTGCGGTGACGCCACCCGGCTGACCGGCGCGGCGCTCGGCGACACCGCGCCGCGGGACCTGGCCGACCCGGGGCGCGAACACCCCTCGGTCGCCCGGGTGGTCCGGGATCTGATCGCCGATCACCCCGACCGGCTCCACTGGTACGTCTGCCGCTTCTGCGCCGACCAGCGCGGGGCGGCCGAGCAGATCCCCGAGGTGCGCGTGAGGGCGCCGTTCGTCTTCGCCCAGCATGTCCGCGCCGCCGACAAGAGCCTGATCATGGGGGTGTGCTGA